A genomic stretch from Lathyrus oleraceus cultivar Zhongwan6 chromosome 2, CAAS_Psat_ZW6_1.0, whole genome shotgun sequence includes:
- the LOC127122861 gene encoding uncharacterized protein LOC127122861, protein MLGNSIGDMVKCWEAMNNNLRLQLGNIRASFQKSFYEVAHAHVSPFYGYLRGSVSRAALRRIAEELLRVDYVGTNRQICGCTLRTSYGLPCACELGRYRVGGIPIPIDAVHVHWRKLTMEVELEIGEDDGSEVDMTVAMDELWRRFRSLDIIGKRALRSRVCELAYPTMTTLCPPPEKIKTKGGVKKKGKKPTDYDVYRDPSYHEYVDKASQSSQRQSQPSQTSKKIKLSKKQPQFIVQFPNHIRSYIEDVVNVESDGNCGFRVIASLHGYGEDGWPMVRRELGLEIIDKDRSTLYDKLFSNRLAAVRESLMIESFDSQPPEKWMSLPDMGYLIANRYNVVLVYLGNPCITFFPMTSSHSPNVSIYCIGFVNQNHWVQVNMKEGFPLPPVTLDWKKFRSHIATTWMLGFAGRMQHWQLLTPN, encoded by the exons atgttaggaaacagtataggtgacatggtcaaatgttgggaagccatgaataacaacttgaggttacaactaggaaacattagagcttcatttcaaaagagtttttacgaagttgCGCACGCGCACGTAAgtcccttttatggttatttgcgtggttccgtatctcgagctgctttgagacgtattgctgaagagttattgagagttgattatgttggaactaacaggcaaatatgtggttgtactcttagaacatcttatgggttaccttgtgcttgtgagttaggaagatacagagtaggtggtataccgatacccattgatgctgttcatgttcattggaggaaactaactatggaagttgagttagagataggtgaagatgatggatcagaggtggatatgacGGTTGCAATGGATGAGTTGTGGAGACGATTTAGGTCATTAGATATTATTGGGAAAAGGGCATTAAGGAGTAGGGTATGTGAACTAGCATACCCAACAATGACAACATTGTGTCCACCACCTGagaaaataaaaaccaaaggaggagtgaagaagaaagggaaaaaaccaacagattatgatgtttatagggacccttcgtatcatgagtatgttgataaggcatctcaatcttcacaaaggcaatctcaaccatcacagacttcgaagaagatcaaattatcaaagaagcaaccacaattcattgttcaatttcctaatcatattaggtcatacattgaagatgtagttaatgttgaatcagatggtaattgtggatttagagtcattgcatcattgcatggatatggtgaggatggttggccaatggttcgcagagagttggggttggaaataatagacaaggataggtcaactttgtatgacaagttattttctaatcGGTTGGCAGCTgtgagagaatctttgatgatagaatcGTTTGATTCACAGCCACCTGAAAAATGGATGAGtctaccagatatgggttacttgatagcgaatcgttataatgttgtacttgtctatttaggcaatccgtgcatcactttctttccgatgacaagttcacattcaccaaatgtctctatttattgcattggttttgttaaccagaatcattgggttcag gttaacatgaaagaggggtttccattgccaccggtcacattagattggaagaaaTTTCGTTCTCATATAGCAACTACTTGGATGCTAGGATTTGCGGGACGTATgcaacattggcaattac